From the genome of Arvicola amphibius chromosome 9, mArvAmp1.2, whole genome shotgun sequence:
CAGTCGGGTCAGGACTTGAGCAGCCCTGGGCACAGATGGCTGCAAGGAAAGCTGAGGGGTCAGGGAAGCCAAACTCTGCACTGCCATCTGGTGGCCCACTGTCTACGGCAGCGGCTTTAAACCAGGGGTTGGGTGGGGTggacgaccctttcacagggcttgcatatcagatatttacactatgattgtCAACAGtggcagaattacagttataaagtatcaatgaaataattttatggttggaggtcaccacaacttgaggatctgtattaaagggttgtagtaTTAGAAGGTTGAGGATCACTGATGTAGAGTGCTCAGCGTAGGTAACAGCCCTGCATGACCTCATGACCCTCAGAAGTGAGCTGCccgggctgggcatggtggcacgggtggtaatcccagcattcagtaggcagatggatctctgcgagttcaatcaaggccagcttggtctgcatggtgagttccaggccagtcaaagcTGGTAAAACTCAAAACCAAAGTGAGCAGCCCTGACACACAGGAGGTGAGCAGCTGGGCCTAGTGAACATGGGCTGGGCTCACATGGCTGCCCTACCTAGGGGCCAATCCCACTTCTACCACACTCCCAGGCCGTCGCTGGTCTTACTGGGTTCCAGATGGTGGAGCCATCACATCATACCAAGAGCTGGCAATGTGCCAGGAACTTCCACAACCCATGGCATCCTTCTGAACCTCAGTGCATCACCTACCCGATGGGCTTCCCGGCCCCGTGGAACTCCTTTAGGACGCGCTCTACTTCCTTGTTAACCGTGCAGTCCTTCCCATCCACGGCAAACGTGCTCCTGCCACGAGAGGAGAGGCTCTGCTCAGTGGTGGCCCCATAGTCTCCGAGTGGCCCACTGGTCAGCAGTGTGTCCCACAGTGTGGCCACTGCCCTGGCGGTGGGCAGTCTGCTATTACACTGGATGCCTAACTGCATCTAGCTTCTCATCCACCAGCCAGCAGGGTGGAATGCAAGAGGTGGGTGGACAGTCTGTGACTACTCTGCCTTCAGGATCCAGGGGcagcaaaccaaaaccaaaacctcaaAGAGAGGGTTTCACTGCATGTGCACACTAAGGCTTAGCCACCTGCTGCCACATATGCGTGCTACATTTCAATGACACCAGCCTGGCAGGCTCAGGGGTTCAAAGCAGCATCAACGAGGGCCTGCCATTCTTCCGCAAAGGTCGTTAAAAAGGAAGATGGCAGCTACCTCACAGGGGCTAGTGGGCTCAGGCACAGGTACTGAGGCTCAGACTCCTAAATTGCCATGGAAACTCACCACCTCACATGCTCCCGAGCCCACTCTCCTAAGTGAGCAAGATGGCCCAGTTGTGCTGGCAGGCACAGCCTCTGGACAATCTTCCACTAGGCAGGAGTTAACAGGCAGAAGTAAGGAACGCAGACCAGCCTTCCAAGAAACAGTGGTCCGGGTGAAGGGAAAAGAATCCAGTGATACCCATGACCTGCATTGCCGCTGTGAGGATGGAGCACACAGGCCCTCGGTTAGGGCTGGTACCTCCAGAATCACTGGTTTCAGGGCGGAATGGGTGGGTGCTATCAAAGAGGCTGGTGGTGTGCAGAATCTGGAGAAAGGGACATTTCAATGACCCAACAAAGCAGTCAGAAGGTTCGGATTAAGAAAGGTGGattggagccaggtggtggtagcacacctttaatAGTGTCTATtgcagtactcgggaggcagagacagatggatctctgtgagttcaaggccagcgagtgccagggcagccaggactacacagagaaaccctgtgtcaaaacacaaaacacaaacaaacaaaggtggACCGGTGATACTCCAGAGCATGAAGCCCTGTGTTCTTCCCGTCTGGGAGCAGGACGTCCAATGAAATGCCTAGGGGATACTGCAGAGCCTCTCACGGTTCTCCCTGACAACGAGCTGGGTGGTCACCTCTCAAACAGGGTCATGTGGAGGCTAGAACCACAGAAGCTTCCACAAATGCTCAAGGGAAAACCAACTAGAGCTGTGAAAAGGACTCCAACTCGTCTCGCCTTGAGTTTGTTTACTATTTCCCACGGCAACAGCCCAGACCTTTCCTGCCGCCGCACGGTGTGAGAGGGTGTCCTACTTACGGCTCTACTGCTGTGCAGAGACGCTATGAgcaaagcaacttagagaagaaggcatttttatggtttcagagggttagtccaaaACAAGCACGGCatgaagcatggcagcaggcaggcatggatggcactggagcagtagctaagagcttacatctgatctgCAAGttggcaggcagaaagagagagagagacagacagagagactgacCAACTACATGGGCCTGGTGTGAACTTTTGCAACCTCGAGGCCTACCCCCTTTGATAAACTTTCTCCAACaacaccacacctcctaattcttccaaaGGATTCTACCAAataggaaccaagcattcaaacatatgagcctagggccactgtcattcaaaccaccacagaaggaCAGCTCTGTGTGAGAATTGACACTTGCAAGGACAAGCCAGCAGAGTTTGCTGAGACCTGATTCACAGCATGGAGGTCAGTAAGACTGCCCAGCCCTGCCGGACAGCTTCGAGGCACTGGAGTGTTCTGAGGAAGAAGTAGAGAACCCCTCACTGGTCTTGCTAAAGTGACCCCAGCCCACCCCTTGTAAAAGAGCTGGTACTACTGTGGTCTAGACCCTTACACTTGGACACGCACAGGTTTTTGGCAGCTCCAAAGCCTCCAGGGAAAATGGCGGCATCATGGTTGGCAGCTTTGAGCTGGGCCAGATTGGTGATCTTGCCTCGGGCAATCCTTGCTGATTCTGCCAAAACATTCCTGGAAAGAGCACAAATGGAGCAAAGGATCAGGGCGTAGCAGGGCCAGGACACAGGCACCACTGGGGACTTTTCTTGAACATGGCTCACAGTGCGAAATGAGTAGGCTCACACGTGAGACTGAATTCTCCCCAATTAGCACATCCAGGCAACGTCTGGAGACAGTGACAGGACTCTAGTGACCTACAAAAACAAGCcttgcaggctggcctcaggatCGACACTAGGTTACCTGGAATCAGGGATCAGGAGGAACTGGAAGCCCACCAAGTATCCACAGCAGGCAGAATTCAGTACTCCTCACCGGAGCGGGTGGTGTAGGAAACTACTTTTAAGGATGCCTGAAGCCACCTGAACATCAGACACAGCAGGAAGCTACCGCTGCCTCACCTGGGCTTGTACAACGCAGGAGGAGGGGCAGATTCAAGGGCCTGGGGCctggacagagaaggaaatggTGGGGATCCCAACAGACAGCCTGAGCAGTTAaagttcctctccctcctctttcagTCTCAGCCCTCAGGCCACCTTGCAACCAGGCCTCGGATAAGAAATGTAGttgtggccaggtggtggtggtgcacgcctttaatcctagcactcgcgaggcagaggcaggcagatctctgagtctgaggccagcctggtctacagagctagttccaggacagctaagttacacagttacacaaagaaaccctgtcttgaaaaaccaaaacaacaataaaaatgtagttgtgctgggcatggtggcacatgcctttgatctcagtatttgggaggaagaggcaggtgactttcttatgaattcaaggctagactggtctacacagtgagttccaggcctgttaGGGCcaaatagaccctgtctcaaaaagccaaaaaccaaaaccaaatttaaaaagtagCTGTAAATTAGCTAAAGGGGCACAACACAGTGCCACACAATGACTAGAAAGAACACACCATGACCACCTCCCATCCAGAGGGAGGACAACAGTGGCTCCTGCCATTCCCGCAGTGCTAACTGGGAGGTCAGAGCCACTGTGCCCAGGGCCATGCATTTCCAGAACAGTTGGATGACGGCTGGGGTGAAGAACACACACTCCACTGCATAACCTAGAAGGCTGCAGGACAGAAGCTGCCCGTGGGAAGAGGGGTCCTGTACGGTCTGtcccctacccctaccccatACCTGCTTTCGCTCTCAGAGGGCTGTCCTTTGGTGTGGTCAATCACATGCATCTGAGGGACATCAGGAGCAAAGATCTGGACCTCGGCCCCGCCTCGGCTCAGGTGGACCAGGATCCTACGGGAAAATCCACCGTGGTGTCACTTCCAAATGTGTCCTGCAgactcattttacaaatgaactTCCACCAAATGCAGGGTGTGAAGCTTGGGGGGGGGTATTCCTAATTTATAGGACACTTTGTTGCTTTTATGAAGCCATGGCTGCCTCCCTACCAGTACCCACCCTTACAGACCTCTGAGGGGAGGGTGGAACCGGAGCACGTAGGTAGGTGCATCAAGCGGTCTCTACAATTCCTTTTACCAACTGGTGAGCAGCGGCGGTTGCTGACTCAGCAGATGCTgcatatttttttggggggggggggtatgttcTGGGCCCCAGGCTGCTGCCAGGCACTTTGCCTTCACCCAGGGCCCAAGCGGCATCTTTTAGTCTTGCCTGTGCTGTGGGCTTGAACCTATCACGATGTGAACCCACTGTATTTGGTTATGCTTCTGCCATTTAAACCAAGGGAGTGTTTACATTACGAACTTTGAGGACTTACGCAGAGGCCTCGTGGATCTCGGTACCGTCATAGACTCCGCAGCCCGACAGCACCTGCAGGAGGAGAGGCACTGACGAGGGCGAAGGGCCCGTTAGGGAATCACCAAGGGGAGAGGAAGGCTAAATCCCTGCAGGGGCCGACCTTGGGAGGCCAGCTGGGCGACCCCAGTCTGCAGGGAGTGAGCCAGAGGAGGAAGGTGGCCTGGGAGTCTGTCTGGCCATACACTCACCAACGCCACCCTGGCCCCAGGCCGCGGTGCGGAGCTGTGAAGGGCAGCGCGCTGggagggagcatggtggcgtCCCGACAGCGGTGCGAGCGCAGAAGCCAGCCTCCGAGCCACCAGAGCTCTAACGGCGGCCATAGCGAAGGACACACAGCAGCGTTGTGTGTGCGCAGTAGGGCAGAGTCGCTCCTGGCCAATGGAGGAGCGCGCTGCGCGCCCTTTCCGCCCCTGAAGGCCGGTGGGCGGGACCGCGCCTGCGCACTGGTCAACAGAGCGCCGGGATAGCGGCTAATTGCTCTGGAGACTACTGGGCCAGCCCGGCAGGGCCTCCGATCTCAGAACACGCCGCCCCAACCCCCGACAAAGGATACTGGTAGGCGGGACTGCACCTGCCCAATGCACGGCCATATGTGGGACACGCCCCTTCCCTGGTTTTGAGAGGGCAAGGGGAAGAGTCTGGGTAGCTGCCAGCTTAGGACTTTGCCATGAGTGTTTTGGTGGCCTGCCTAGGGCTTGAAGGGCATTCATCGTGGAGTAGGCCGCCCAGATAGCCTACTGTAGCTCCATTCTGTGCAATCACCAAAAATGCTTGTAAGCAGCGTAGGTTCCCCAAATAATGGGGGTGTCACTGCGCaaacctagcttctctggattCCCCTGAAGGTTCCTCATTGGTCACGGTTCTGCCAACCACGGTGCACTGGCTGCTTCAGAGGAAGAGCTGAGCACCTACCTACTGGACAGTGTCCATAGCTCCCAAAGTGTGATTGCCGGTCCCTCAACACCGTGAAAGCTGTTAAAGGTGGCTTCTTTCAGCTCCTGGGGGCATCTGGAAATCAGCTGC
Proteins encoded in this window:
- the Gatd3a gene encoding glutamine amidotransferase-like class 1 domain-containing protein 3A, mitochondrial isoform X2 — encoded protein: MAAVRALVARRLASALAPLSGRHHAPSQRAALHSSAPRPGARVALVLSGCGVYDGTEIHEASAILVHLSRGGAEVQIFAPDVPQMHVIDHTKGQPSESESRNVLAESARIARGKITNLAQLKAANHDAAIFPGGFGAAKNLSTFAVDGKDCTVNKEVERVLKEFHGAGKPIGLCCIAPVLAAKVIKGVEVTVGHEQEEGGKWPYAGTAEAIKALGAKHCVKGVTISFLVVGP
- the Gatd3a gene encoding glutamine amidotransferase-like class 1 domain-containing protein 3A, mitochondrial isoform X1; this encodes MAAVRALVARRLASALAPLSGRHHAPSQRAALHSSAPRPGARVALVLSGCGVYDGTEIHEASAILVHLSRGGAEVQIFAPDVPQMHVIDHTKGQPSESESRNVLAESARIARGKITNLAQLKAANHDAAIFPGGFGAAKNLSTFAVDGKDCTVNKEVERVLKEFHGAGKPIGLCCIAPVLAAKVIKGVEVTVGHEQEEGGKWPYAGTAEAIKALGAKHCVKGVTEAHVDQKNKVVTTPAFMCETALHHIHDGIGAMVKKVLELTGK